A single Phragmites australis chromosome 4, lpPhrAust1.1, whole genome shotgun sequence DNA region contains:
- the LOC133915787 gene encoding uncharacterized protein LOC133915787 yields the protein MAASGSARDEVLAKEVELECGDISASQEDLLARSSFLGSGGEELEVFSTPLTQGGQEQSQQQKHQGGQGGEEEEDAITMCTLPFTQSPSPSPSSSEEGLTESKMMTKQPWKPRVCTRKVRGARIRTPSPSPDRHNSNIVDPLYRVMLMIPTSPAAAAAPTGDLVVLARQRGIFF from the coding sequence ATGGCTGCCTCTGGCTCTGCTCGGGATGAGGTGCTGGCGAAGGAGGTGGAGTTGGAGTGCGGCGACATCTCAGCCTCGCAGGAGGACCTCCTCGCCCGCTCCTCCTTCCTCGGCAGTGGCGGGGAGGAGCTCGAGGTGTTCAGCACCCCTCTTACACAGGGAGGGCAAGAACAGAGCCAACAACAAAAGCACCAGGGGGGccaaggtggggaagaggaggaagatgccATCACCATGTGCACCCTCCCCTTCACCCagtccccttccccttccccttcctcttcgGAGGAGGGGCTGACCGAGTCGAAGATGATGACAAAGCAGCCATGGAAGCCTAGGGTTTGCACGAGGAAGGTGAGAGGCGCCCGGATCAGGACCCCGAGCCCCAGCCCCGACCGCCACAACAGTAACATTGTTGACCCTCTCTACAGGGTCATGCTCATGATCCCCAcctctcctgctgctgctgctgctcccacCGGTGACCTCGTCGTGCTTGCTCGCCAGCGCGGCATCTTCTTCTAA